In a genomic window of Terriglobia bacterium:
- a CDS encoding DNA topoisomerase VI subunit B: MATRQREISISEFFTKNRHLLGFDNPQKALLTAVKEAVDNSLDACEEAGILPELTIEIAEIAENRYRIAVEDNGPGIVRPQIPKIFGKLLYGSKFHRLKQQRGQQGIGISAAGMYGQITTGRPVRILSRIGPKKPAHLFEIAIDTQKNAPVVLKDEETEWDRPHGTRVEIELEAIYKKGRRSVDDYVEQTVLANPHAAVRYATPREEPRIFQRVASELPRESLEIKPHPYGVELGILIQMLKDTRARNLRTALRTDFSRVSDAVAGEICRVAGLSPDVRPHRLSAGQIELLFHAIPKVRIMAPPTACLSPIGEDLLSRGLEARVKADFATAVTRPPAVYRGNPFQVEVGLAYGGDRPAEEPVELYRFANRVPLQYQQSACAITKAALSVDWKSYGLQQARGALPVGPAVLFVHIASAWVPFTSESKEAVASYPEIVKEIRLALMEAGRRLGGFVRHRRRAADEAQKRSYIEKYIPHIGDALKQILGLSDAKRDRTVEDLKFILERSRKV; this comes from the coding sequence ATGGCCACACGACAGCGCGAGATCTCGATCTCGGAGTTCTTCACCAAGAACCGCCACCTCCTCGGATTCGACAATCCGCAGAAGGCCCTCCTCACCGCGGTCAAGGAGGCCGTGGACAACTCCCTCGACGCCTGCGAGGAGGCCGGCATCCTGCCGGAGCTCACGATCGAGATCGCCGAGATCGCCGAGAACCGCTACCGGATCGCCGTGGAGGACAACGGCCCGGGGATCGTCCGTCCACAGATCCCCAAGATCTTCGGGAAGCTCCTCTACGGCTCCAAGTTCCACCGCCTGAAGCAGCAGCGCGGCCAGCAGGGGATCGGGATCTCGGCGGCCGGGATGTACGGCCAGATCACCACCGGCCGGCCGGTGAGGATCCTGTCGCGCATCGGGCCGAAGAAGCCCGCGCATCTCTTCGAGATCGCCATCGACACCCAGAAGAACGCTCCCGTGGTCCTCAAGGACGAGGAGACCGAGTGGGACCGGCCCCACGGCACGCGAGTGGAGATCGAGCTCGAGGCGATCTACAAGAAGGGGCGCCGGTCGGTGGACGACTACGTCGAGCAGACCGTGCTCGCGAACCCTCATGCCGCGGTCCGGTACGCGACGCCCAGGGAGGAGCCCCGAATCTTCCAGCGCGTGGCGTCGGAGCTGCCGCGCGAGTCCCTGGAGATCAAGCCGCACCCCTACGGGGTCGAGCTGGGCATCCTGATCCAGATGCTGAAGGACACCCGAGCGAGGAACCTCAGGACGGCGCTCCGGACGGACTTCTCGCGGGTGAGCGACGCCGTCGCCGGCGAGATCTGCCGGGTGGCCGGTCTGTCCCCCGACGTGCGACCGCACCGCCTGAGCGCAGGACAGATCGAGCTCCTGTTCCACGCGATCCCCAAGGTCAGGATCATGGCCCCGCCGACCGCCTGCCTGTCGCCGATCGGCGAGGATCTGCTCTCCCGCGGCCTCGAGGCGAGGGTAAAGGCGGACTTCGCCACGGCGGTCACCCGTCCTCCCGCCGTTTACCGGGGCAACCCGTTCCAGGTCGAGGTGGGGCTCGCGTACGGGGGAGACCGGCCGGCCGAGGAGCCGGTCGAGCTGTACCGGTTCGCGAACCGCGTGCCGCTGCAGTACCAGCAGTCGGCGTGCGCGATCACGAAGGCGGCGCTGTCGGTGGACTGGAAGAGCTACGGGCTGCAGCAGGCCCGCGGCGCGCTCCCCGTGGGGCCGGCCGTGCTGTTCGTCCACATCGCGTCGGCGTGGGTCCCGTTCACCTCCGAGTCCAAGGAGGCGGTCGCGTCCTACCCCGAGATCGTGAAGGAGATAAGACTCGCTTTGATGGAGGCGGGGAGGCGACTGGGCGGGTTCGTGAGGCACCGACGCAGGGCGGCCGACGAGGCACAGAAGCGCTCCTACATCGAGAAGTACATTCCGCACATCGGCGATGCGCTCAAGCAGATCCTCGGCCTCTCCGACGCCAAGCGGGACCGGACGGTGGAGGACCTCAAGTTCATCCTCGAGCGGAGCCGGAAGGTCTGA
- a CDS encoding CPBP family intramembrane metalloprotease, which produces MNLEKLDRRDLRLIVACVVIGAVSLVVGIRYYFLAFPEASIEFRVTKESSRPVATSFLGRMGVATSGYRHAAVFGFDDQQKTFLERELGVEESNRLLATTVRLWRWKHRWFRPLQKEEASVEVTTKGEVVGFRHLLAEDVAGADLPVEAARKAAETFLAETVGRPIDRLSFVEGSLEKRPHRTDHSFTWKVKGSEVHGADYRVEVGIAGSGVASYAEFLKVPDTWIRDYAKLRSKNEIAGQIDSVLLLLTGLAMLVLLVRRIRRGDVRWRAAGLLGGLIFVLLSVSQLNQLPSAFYAYDTTTSFGGFVLGGVLRAFGAGLGAGLLIFLVAASAEPLYRERFPRFLSLTSLLRPRALRTREFFLASLVGVTLTCFFFAYENVFYLIANRCGAWAPRDVAYSDLLSTSFPWVYVLFFGFLPAISEEFISRMFSIPFFERILRSTAAAIVIAAFIWGFGHAAYPNQPFWIRGLEVGIAGIVFGLVMLRFGIASVVICHFSVDALYTAFVLIRSPNLYYRISGSLSAGIFVLLLLAAAAAYLFRGGFRPAEDSNADEGVPPPAEPQEAAAAGPAPAVAYRPLPRRRILWGLVVAVILAALPAVPVAYFGDGIEFRATRGQALDAASAFLRSSGFDVASYRTAVALLDRTDPTAASYLLKSGGLDAANRLYASMVPTPLWRVRFFVPGQKQEYGVSVSVATGDVVGFERTLLESAPGASLSKERALEVARAFLVSHGIDPAAGEIKEQSEKDEKARRDHTLVWEFPESGAGKASARHEVVVQGDVVGSWGRTAKIPEEWRRDRERQTAITVVFRWLALPFFGLLGVLALLLLISRIRAGVIPWRFAFAAGGVAAAATLARMGLSLDTFWSRYDTSIPAGGYLIVILVSVLLGTVVFFFAGTIVAGFAGSLYSQAASMLRRQNLRAFGRDALLAGFVALGFALGAPALLRLLQAAIPAGRLVSGITGPTGIESKAPFLFSLLNTLSVAVFVPAIAAIAAGVLSRSFKRPIARVLLACFFVLSFLPGPARTAPEYALGALSLIVVSALVLGLVLCFLRDNPLAWVWCVWFGRGGAAGIQLLTERSGAYRLQGALVVVVVLVSAGWLAVESARRDRPALQS; this is translated from the coding sequence ATGAACCTCGAGAAGCTCGACCGCCGCGACCTCAGACTCATCGTCGCCTGCGTCGTGATCGGCGCGGTCAGCCTCGTCGTCGGAATACGGTACTACTTCCTGGCGTTCCCCGAGGCCTCGATCGAATTCCGGGTGACGAAGGAGAGCTCGCGCCCGGTCGCGACGTCCTTCCTCGGACGGATGGGCGTCGCGACGTCCGGGTACCGTCACGCCGCCGTGTTCGGGTTCGACGATCAGCAGAAGACCTTCCTGGAGCGCGAGCTCGGGGTCGAGGAGTCGAACCGGCTCCTGGCGACGACGGTGCGTCTCTGGCGCTGGAAGCACCGCTGGTTCCGGCCGCTCCAGAAGGAAGAGGCGTCGGTCGAGGTCACGACGAAGGGCGAGGTCGTGGGGTTCCGGCACCTCCTCGCGGAAGACGTCGCCGGAGCGGATCTCCCGGTCGAGGCGGCACGGAAGGCCGCAGAGACGTTCCTCGCGGAGACCGTCGGCCGCCCGATCGATAGGCTGTCCTTCGTCGAAGGCTCCCTCGAGAAGCGCCCCCACCGGACCGACCACTCGTTCACGTGGAAGGTGAAGGGAAGCGAGGTCCACGGCGCGGATTATCGGGTGGAGGTCGGGATCGCCGGCTCCGGTGTCGCGAGCTACGCCGAGTTCCTCAAGGTCCCGGACACCTGGATACGGGACTACGCGAAGCTCCGATCGAAGAACGAGATCGCGGGCCAGATCGATTCGGTCCTGCTCCTCCTGACCGGTCTCGCGATGCTGGTGCTCCTGGTCCGCAGGATCCGCCGGGGGGATGTCCGCTGGAGGGCGGCGGGCCTGCTCGGCGGGCTGATCTTCGTCCTCCTGAGCGTCTCGCAGCTCAACCAGCTTCCCTCGGCATTCTACGCCTACGACACCACGACGTCGTTCGGCGGCTTCGTGCTCGGGGGCGTGCTTCGCGCCTTCGGGGCCGGCCTGGGGGCGGGGCTCCTGATCTTCCTCGTGGCCGCGTCCGCGGAGCCCCTGTATCGAGAGCGCTTCCCGAGATTCCTCTCACTGACCTCGCTGCTTCGGCCGCGGGCGCTCCGCACGCGGGAGTTCTTCCTCGCGTCCCTCGTGGGCGTCACGCTCACCTGCTTCTTCTTCGCCTACGAGAACGTCTTCTACCTGATCGCGAACCGCTGCGGCGCCTGGGCGCCGCGGGACGTGGCCTACTCGGACCTCCTGTCGACGTCTTTCCCCTGGGTGTACGTCCTGTTCTTCGGCTTCCTCCCGGCGATCTCCGAGGAGTTCATCTCGCGGATGTTCTCGATTCCCTTCTTCGAGAGGATCCTGAGGAGCACCGCGGCGGCGATCGTGATCGCCGCGTTCATCTGGGGATTCGGCCACGCCGCCTACCCGAACCAGCCGTTCTGGATCCGCGGGCTCGAGGTCGGGATCGCCGGGATCGTGTTCGGGCTCGTCATGCTCCGCTTCGGCATCGCGTCGGTCGTGATCTGCCACTTTTCGGTGGACGCCCTCTACACGGCCTTCGTGCTCATTCGTTCGCCCAACCTCTACTACCGGATCTCCGGCAGCCTCTCCGCGGGGATCTTCGTCCTCCTACTCCTCGCCGCCGCCGCCGCCTATCTCTTCAGGGGAGGCTTCCGCCCCGCCGAGGACTCGAACGCCGACGAGGGGGTCCCGCCCCCGGCCGAGCCGCAGGAGGCCGCCGCGGCGGGACCGGCGCCGGCCGTCGCGTATCGCCCGCTTCCGCGTCGGCGGATCCTGTGGGGGCTCGTCGTCGCGGTGATCCTCGCGGCGCTCCCCGCCGTCCCCGTGGCGTACTTCGGCGACGGGATCGAGTTCCGCGCGACCCGTGGGCAGGCCCTGGACGCGGCGTCGGCCTTTCTCAGGTCGAGCGGGTTCGACGTCGCCTCGTACCGGACCGCGGTCGCGCTTCTGGACCGGACCGACCCGACCGCGGCGTCGTACCTGCTGAAGTCCGGCGGTCTCGACGCGGCGAACAGGCTCTACGCGTCGATGGTGCCGACCCCTCTCTGGCGGGTGCGCTTCTTCGTGCCCGGTCAGAAGCAGGAGTACGGGGTCTCGGTGAGCGTCGCGACCGGGGACGTCGTCGGCTTCGAGCGGACCCTGCTCGAGAGCGCGCCCGGTGCCTCGCTCTCCAAGGAGCGGGCGCTCGAGGTGGCGCGCGCGTTCCTCGTGTCCCACGGAATCGATCCCGCCGCGGGCGAGATCAAGGAGCAGTCGGAGAAGGACGAGAAGGCGCGCCGGGACCACACGCTCGTCTGGGAGTTCCCGGAATCCGGCGCGGGCAAGGCCAGCGCCCGGCACGAGGTCGTCGTGCAGGGCGACGTCGTCGGCTCGTGGGGGAGGACGGCCAAGATCCCTGAAGAGTGGCGTCGCGATCGCGAGAGGCAGACCGCGATCACCGTCGTCTTCCGGTGGCTCGCGCTCCCGTTCTTCGGCCTCCTGGGCGTCCTCGCGCTTCTGCTCCTGATCTCGAGGATTCGAGCGGGGGTGATCCCGTGGAGATTCGCCTTCGCGGCGGGCGGCGTCGCGGCGGCGGCCACGCTGGCGCGGATGGGCCTCTCCCTCGACACCTTCTGGTCCCGTTACGACACCTCGATCCCGGCGGGCGGCTACCTGATCGTGATCCTCGTGAGCGTGCTCCTCGGGACCGTCGTGTTCTTCTTTGCCGGGACGATCGTGGCGGGATTCGCGGGCTCGCTCTACTCGCAGGCCGCGTCCATGCTGCGGCGCCAGAACCTTCGAGCCTTCGGGCGCGACGCGCTCCTCGCCGGCTTCGTCGCCCTGGGCTTCGCGCTCGGCGCGCCGGCGCTCCTCCGTCTCCTGCAGGCCGCGATCCCCGCCGGGCGGCTCGTCTCCGGCATCACCGGACCGACGGGGATCGAGTCGAAAGCCCCGTTCCTCTTCTCGCTCCTCAACACGTTGTCCGTGGCGGTCTTCGTTCCGGCGATCGCCGCCATCGCCGCCGGCGTCCTCTCGCGGTCCTTCAAGCGCCCGATCGCGCGGGTGCTTCTCGCATGCTTCTTCGTCCTCTCGTTCCTTCCCGGGCCCGCCCGGACCGCACCGGAGTACGCCCTGGGAGCGCTCTCGCTCATCGTCGTGTCCGCCCTGGTGCTCGGCCTCGTCCTGTGCTTCCTCAGGGACAATCCGCTGGCATGGGTCTGGTGCGTCTGGTTCGGGCGAGGCGGCGCCGCCGGGATCCAGCTCCTGACGGAGCGTTCGGGGGCGTACCGGCTCCAGGGGGCGCTAGTGGTCGTCGTCGTGCTCGTCTCGGCGGGCTGGCTCGCCGTCGAGTCCGCTCGCCGGGATCGCCCGGCATTGCAGTCCTGA
- a CDS encoding DUF2085 domain-containing protein, with product MIPGTGRATEAEGPANGRWAVRLGAAGAVVFVAGAVLPAAIDAAGLPGGSVLRAAYHPLCHQMPSRSLPWAGHPVAVCARCAGLYLGGTLGLLLASLARRAAQVPPGLRWLALAAMPTALDVMAGQVFGAGLPNVPRLLLSLPAGFVAGLYLAAGLADLGGSRWTRTLPIFSGPR from the coding sequence GTGATTCCCGGCACCGGTCGCGCGACAGAGGCGGAGGGCCCGGCGAACGGGCGGTGGGCGGTCCGTCTCGGGGCCGCCGGGGCGGTCGTGTTCGTCGCCGGCGCGGTTCTGCCCGCCGCGATCGACGCGGCGGGGCTCCCCGGCGGATCCGTGCTGCGGGCCGCTTACCACCCGCTCTGCCACCAGATGCCGTCCCGCTCCCTGCCGTGGGCGGGACACCCCGTCGCGGTCTGCGCGCGCTGCGCGGGGTTGTACCTGGGCGGCACGCTGGGCCTGCTCCTCGCGTCGCTCGCCCGGAGGGCGGCGCAGGTGCCACCCGGCCTCCGATGGCTCGCGCTGGCAGCGATGCCGACGGCGCTCGACGTCATGGCGGGACAGGTCTTCGGCGCCGGCCTACCGAACGTCCCGCGCCTGCTGCTCTCCCTTCCCGCGGGCTTCGTCGCGGGCCTCTATCTGGCCGCCGGGCTTGCCGACCTCGGAGGAAGTCGATGGACGAGAACTCTCCCGATCTTCTCCGGCCCACGCTGA
- a CDS encoding magnesium transporter CorA family protein, translating into MSDPRFVHVGPDGTLTQVATLDELLSGVRTGGYAWLDFFDPSREDLVPLVGRLGVHPLSVDDCLDENQVPKYEEFPTNTFILVNGHRKQDGVLVQQEVDLILGKDFVVTVSGHQGGPLKLRERVEEVAAKDPAAIGQGPDVLLYVVLDHVVDAKLAAIESVQDAIDGAEEEILRSPYNFSPDLLMRLRRELLTLRKSLFHEREILVKICRRDSPYVSDRSIYHFRDVYDHLTKYFEIVEICREMITSLMEIYLSMVNNRMARVANRTNASVRRLTLITTVFMPLTLLAGIGGMSEWTMMTGSSHWKIAYPALVLGMLVIGVVSYRLLLLAEARKPAR; encoded by the coding sequence ATGTCCGACCCACGGTTCGTCCACGTCGGCCCGGACGGAACGCTGACGCAGGTCGCCACGCTGGACGAGCTTCTGAGCGGCGTCCGGACCGGAGGCTATGCCTGGCTCGACTTCTTCGACCCGTCCCGGGAGGACCTCGTCCCTCTCGTCGGTCGGTTGGGAGTGCATCCGCTGTCCGTGGACGATTGCCTCGACGAGAACCAGGTGCCCAAGTACGAGGAGTTCCCGACCAACACGTTCATCCTCGTGAACGGCCACCGTAAGCAGGACGGGGTGCTCGTCCAGCAGGAAGTCGACTTGATCCTCGGGAAAGACTTCGTCGTCACGGTCAGCGGGCACCAGGGCGGCCCCCTGAAGCTGCGCGAACGGGTGGAGGAAGTCGCCGCGAAGGACCCGGCCGCGATCGGGCAGGGGCCCGACGTGCTCCTGTACGTCGTCCTGGACCACGTGGTGGACGCGAAGCTCGCGGCCATCGAGTCGGTGCAGGATGCCATCGACGGCGCGGAGGAGGAGATCCTGAGGAGCCCTTACAACTTCAGCCCGGATCTGCTGATGCGCCTGCGCCGGGAGCTGCTGACGCTGCGCAAGAGCCTCTTCCACGAGCGGGAGATCCTGGTCAAGATCTGCCGTCGCGACTCTCCGTACGTCTCCGACCGGTCCATCTACCACTTTCGAGACGTCTACGATCACCTGACGAAGTACTTCGAGATCGTGGAGATCTGCCGGGAGATGATCACGAGCCTGATGGAGATCTACCTGTCCATGGTGAACAACCGGATGGCGCGGGTCGCCAACCGGACCAACGCGTCCGTAAGGCGCCTCACGCTGATCACCACGGTCTTCATGCCGCTGACGCTCCTGGCGGGCATCGGCGGCATGTCCGAGTGGACCATGATGACCGGCTCGTCCCACTGGAAGATCGCCTACCCGGCCCTCGTGCTGGGGATGCTCGTGATCGGAGTCGTCAGCTACCGGCTTCTGTTGCTGGCGGAGGCGCGCAAGCCCGCCAGGTAG